In Halostella litorea, a single window of DNA contains:
- a CDS encoding proton-conducting transporter transmembrane domain-containing protein, with amino-acid sequence MTGQSHTNGPAQLSETSPSSAGVPRATTAGVWALFALSLATVAVSDLGGYEWHLPGYVVVDALTTVVWVVVTFFSGIVHSYSRRYMAGDAAVDRFFGRTFAFTLAVMAMAAADHVALFAAAWLAMGLTMASLIGHVRGWDQARAAGSLARRYFLASGGLLGGTLALLAWATETTAVSGIVARAGSLPADLAWLAIGGLFLAAMIQSALFPFHGWLLSSMTAPTPASALMHAGFVNAGGILLTRFAPLYADVPAAMSALVVVGAASALLGQALLLVRPDVKRKLGASTVAQMGFMILQCGLGFFAAAIAHLVLHGFYKAYLFLSAGETVERTAPTASPRSDPGLPGLAASFGAALAGGALFVAITGKGAKPDSGVLLALVVVLTALQAARDVLARSGIPARFKLVGLPVIVVVPVAVYGFLFEAVSGLLADVPMTAAPTDLTAVHLAVGALFVAAYLAVDRGWHRSSKRLYVALLNLSQPAPETVLTTKEDYNDA; translated from the coding sequence ATGACTGGACAATCCCACACGAACGGCCCGGCACAGCTCTCAGAGACGTCCCCGTCGTCCGCGGGGGTGCCGCGAGCGACGACGGCCGGCGTCTGGGCCCTCTTTGCGCTCAGTCTGGCGACGGTGGCGGTTTCGGACCTCGGGGGGTACGAGTGGCACCTCCCCGGCTACGTCGTCGTCGACGCGCTGACGACGGTCGTGTGGGTCGTCGTCACCTTCTTCAGCGGGATCGTCCACTCCTACTCCCGGCGCTACATGGCCGGCGACGCCGCCGTCGACCGGTTCTTCGGTCGGACGTTCGCCTTTACGCTCGCGGTGATGGCCATGGCCGCGGCCGACCACGTCGCGCTGTTCGCCGCGGCGTGGCTGGCGATGGGGCTGACGATGGCCTCCCTGATCGGCCACGTCCGCGGCTGGGACCAGGCGCGGGCCGCCGGTTCGCTCGCCCGCCGGTACTTCCTCGCGAGCGGCGGCCTGCTGGGCGGTACCCTCGCGCTGCTCGCCTGGGCGACGGAGACGACCGCCGTCTCCGGCATCGTCGCTCGGGCCGGGAGCCTCCCGGCCGACCTTGCCTGGCTCGCCATCGGGGGGCTGTTCCTCGCGGCGATGATCCAGTCGGCGCTGTTCCCGTTTCACGGCTGGCTGCTGTCGTCGATGACCGCACCGACGCCGGCGTCCGCCCTGATGCACGCCGGGTTCGTCAACGCCGGCGGCATCCTGCTGACCCGCTTCGCGCCGCTCTACGCTGACGTCCCGGCGGCGATGTCGGCGCTCGTCGTGGTCGGCGCGGCGAGCGCCCTGCTCGGCCAGGCGCTGTTGCTCGTCCGCCCCGACGTCAAACGCAAGCTCGGGGCCTCCACCGTCGCGCAGATGGGCTTCATGATCCTCCAGTGCGGGCTCGGGTTCTTCGCCGCCGCCATCGCCCACCTCGTCCTGCACGGGTTCTACAAGGCGTACCTGTTCCTCTCCGCCGGCGAGACCGTCGAACGGACGGCACCGACGGCGTCCCCCCGCTCCGACCCGGGGCTGCCGGGGCTCGCCGCCAGTTTCGGCGCCGCGCTCGCCGGCGGCGCGCTCTTCGTCGCGATCACCGGCAAGGGGGCGAAACCGGACTCCGGCGTTTTGCTCGCGCTCGTGGTGGTCCTGACGGCGCTGCAGGCGGCGCGCGACGTGCTCGCGCGGTCGGGGATCCCTGCGCGGTTCAAACTCGTCGGCCTCCCGGTCATCGTCGTCGTGCCGGTCGCCGTCTACGGGTTCCTGTTCGAAGCCGTCTCGGGGCTGCTGGCGGACGTTCCGATGACCGCCGCGCCGACCGACCTGACGGCCGTCCACCTCGCCGTCGGTGCCCTCTTCGTCGCCGCGTATCTCGCGGTCGACCGCGGCTGGCACCGGTCCAGCAAGCGCCTCTACGTCGCGTTGCTGAACCTCTCGCAGCCGGCCCCGGAAACGGTGCTGACCACGAAGGAGGACTACAATGACGCTTGA
- a CDS encoding Lrp/AsnC family transcriptional regulator, with the protein MADHELDDIDREILYALQEEARNLSSSEIADRTEASSSTVRKRIQRLESEGVIKGYSADVDYQTSGYPLRMLLFCTAPIPERGDLIDEILAIPGVISVQELVTGEKNLLVTAVGEADDDITPVAQELLEMGLTVADEVLVRSHERTPFDDFSSRPKADDE; encoded by the coding sequence ATGGCCGACCACGAGCTCGATGATATCGACCGGGAGATCCTCTATGCGCTCCAGGAGGAGGCTCGGAACCTCTCGTCCTCCGAGATCGCCGACCGCACCGAGGCGTCGTCGAGCACGGTGCGAAAGCGCATCCAGCGGCTGGAGTCCGAGGGGGTCATCAAGGGCTACAGCGCCGACGTGGACTATCAGACGTCGGGCTACCCGCTCCGGATGCTCCTCTTCTGTACGGCACCGATCCCGGAGCGGGGCGACCTCATCGACGAGATCCTCGCGATCCCGGGGGTCATCTCCGTTCAGGAGTTGGTCACCGGCGAGAAGAACCTGCTCGTGACGGCCGTCGGCGAAGCCGACGACGATATCACGCCGGTCGCACAGGAACTCCTCGAGATGGGGCTGACCGTCGCCGACGAGGTGCTCGTCCGCAGCCACGAGCGGACGCCCTTCGACGACTTCTCCTCGCGGCCGAAAGCGGACGACGAGTAG
- a CDS encoding carbonic anhydrase — protein sequence MNPTFVELLERNADHAEAFRDRFDDVQDAQRPAAVTVCCSDSRVLQDRMWGNDEPGDVFTCGNIGNRVVQRTDAGEAVSGDVLYPIAHTGTETAIVVGHTGCGAVTATYDAITGRGAGDEPAGIDHCIDLLRARLEPGVEALPDGLNRAAAINRLVEYNVDRQVEFLLESDDVPDEVDAFGVVYDFQGIYSGRRGEVHVINADGETDVGALREASPSVAGRVERLWTY from the coding sequence ATGAACCCGACGTTCGTCGAGCTACTGGAACGCAACGCCGACCACGCCGAGGCGTTCCGGGACCGTTTCGACGACGTGCAGGACGCCCAGCGCCCGGCGGCGGTCACGGTCTGCTGTTCCGACTCCCGCGTCCTGCAGGACCGCATGTGGGGCAACGACGAGCCGGGCGACGTCTTCACCTGCGGCAACATCGGCAACCGGGTCGTCCAGCGGACCGACGCCGGCGAGGCGGTGTCCGGCGACGTGCTGTACCCCATCGCACACACGGGGACGGAGACGGCGATCGTCGTGGGCCACACGGGCTGCGGTGCCGTGACGGCGACGTACGACGCGATCACCGGCCGCGGCGCGGGCGACGAACCCGCCGGCATCGACCACTGCATCGACCTGTTGCGGGCGCGGCTCGAACCCGGCGTCGAGGCGCTCCCCGACGGCCTGAACCGCGCGGCGGCGATAAACCGGCTCGTCGAGTACAACGTCGACCGGCAGGTCGAGTTCCTGTTGGAGAGCGACGACGTCCCCGACGAGGTGGACGCGTTCGGCGTCGTGTACGACTTCCAGGGGATCTACTCCGGGCGGCGCGGCGAGGTCCACGTGATAAACGCCGACGGCGAGACGGACGTCGGGGCGCTCCGGGAGGCGTCGCCGTCGGTCGCGGGCCGGGTCGAACGCCTCTGGACGTACTGA
- a CDS encoding 8-oxo-dGTP diphosphatase, whose protein sequence is MQEATLCHPVVDGELLLIRKQRGVGEGKLVGPGGKVEEGETPREAARREVREELRVDPVGLAKRGEFAFHFRDGEVDDDSMYVHVFAADGVDGEPRATPEAVPEWHPADDPPYGEMWVDDRVWFPHLLAGERFAGEFVLADGGESLRRYEVEVGAALDEP, encoded by the coding sequence ATGCAGGAGGCGACGCTGTGTCACCCGGTCGTCGACGGCGAGTTGCTCCTCATCCGGAAACAGCGCGGGGTCGGCGAGGGGAAACTCGTCGGGCCGGGCGGGAAGGTCGAGGAGGGGGAGACGCCCCGCGAGGCGGCGCGGCGCGAGGTGCGGGAGGAACTGCGGGTCGACCCGGTCGGCCTGGCGAAGCGCGGCGAGTTCGCCTTCCACTTCCGGGACGGCGAGGTCGACGACGACTCCATGTACGTCCACGTGTTCGCGGCCGACGGCGTCGACGGCGAGCCGCGGGCGACCCCCGAGGCGGTGCCGGAGTGGCACCCCGCCGACGACCCGCCGTACGGCGAGATGTGGGTCGACGACCGCGTGTGGTTCCCGCACCTGCTGGCCGGCGAGCGGTTCGCCGGCGAGTTCGTGCTGGCCGACGGCGGCGAGTCGCTCCGCCGGTACGAGGTCGAGGTCGGCGCGGCCCTCGACGAGCCGTGA